A single genomic interval of Granulicella tundricola MP5ACTX9 harbors:
- a CDS encoding Flp family type IVb pilin: protein MKNVKNVIAALLNDESGQDLIEYALVAGLIGLGAVVAMTGLSGKIQSSFNSVGSSLTNAV, encoded by the coding sequence ATGAAGAATGTGAAGAACGTAATCGCTGCACTACTGAACGACGAGTCTGGTCAGGATCTTATCGAGTACGCGCTGGTTGCCGGTCTGATCGGCCTGGGCGCTGTGGTTGCCATGACCGGCCTGTCCGGCAAGATTCAGTCCTCCTTCAACAGCGTCGGCAGCTCCCTCACCAACGCAGTCTAG
- a CDS encoding A24 family peptidase, protein MVINPQTTYLTAALVCASIGSLHDLRSRRIPNRLTGPAILCGLLLHLALGGWTQLGLSALAGLIAGGIFLVFFVAGGMGAGDVKLMTAVGCLAGTAYIKEVLIATVLIGALMGVALALYRGRLRETMLNVITLVQHHGAEGLAAHPELNVRNVATLRLPYALPIAAGCLLTFFMTSGKELVR, encoded by the coding sequence ATGGTCATCAACCCTCAAACCACATACCTGACGGCTGCATTGGTCTGCGCCTCCATTGGGAGTCTGCACGATCTGCGTAGCCGTCGTATCCCGAACCGTCTTACGGGTCCCGCGATCCTCTGCGGCCTGCTGCTTCACCTCGCTCTTGGAGGTTGGACACAGCTGGGTTTGTCCGCATTGGCGGGTCTGATCGCAGGAGGCATCTTTCTGGTCTTCTTCGTGGCGGGCGGTATGGGTGCGGGTGACGTGAAGCTGATGACCGCCGTAGGCTGCCTGGCAGGTACGGCTTATATCAAGGAAGTCCTGATCGCTACTGTATTGATCGGTGCCCTCATGGGCGTGGCGCTTGCACTGTATCGCGGACGTCTTCGCGAGACGATGCTCAACGTCATCACGCTGGTACAGCATCATGGTGCGGAAGGCCTGGCCGCGCACCCCGAACTTAACGTCAGGAACGTCGCCACGCTGCGCTTGCCTTATGCGCTGCCCATTGCGGCTGGATGCCTTCTGACCTTTTTCATGACATCTGGCAAGGAGCTGGTGCGATGA
- the cpaB gene encoding Flp pilus assembly protein CpaB, which produces MNGRRLTTAFLIALLISGLCTWVLSRKMGTHAAERVADQHYVAASRPLQSGEQLKPDSMELVNWPASNPIAGGFLKPEDLVGRSVLYPVEKDQPLTDKLLSTAGSGPGLAARIPAGMRAISLKSDEIMGVAGFLSPGSHLDVLVTYRTDKNPEPVTLTVLQDAEVLAAGQKIQPDPDGKPVTATVVTLLLTPEDAQRAVLASSQGAIHFILRSGSDKVHVQESAMAMSQLSGAPAPTVPTGLTAPVVQKSSLVTHAPKNLGELEKQQSKPAFVIETISGDKQSTESFGGGK; this is translated from the coding sequence ATGAACGGACGTCGCCTCACCACTGCATTTCTCATTGCCCTTCTGATCTCCGGCCTGTGCACCTGGGTGCTCAGCCGCAAGATGGGTACCCACGCGGCGGAACGCGTAGCGGATCAACATTATGTCGCGGCTTCCAGGCCCCTTCAATCCGGCGAGCAGCTCAAACCGGACAGTATGGAGCTGGTGAACTGGCCCGCATCGAATCCGATCGCCGGCGGATTTCTGAAGCCCGAGGATCTGGTTGGGCGCTCCGTCCTTTATCCGGTGGAGAAGGATCAGCCGCTGACAGACAAGCTGCTTTCTACTGCCGGCTCCGGCCCTGGTCTTGCTGCGCGGATTCCGGCGGGCATGCGCGCCATCTCGTTGAAGTCGGATGAGATTATGGGCGTTGCAGGCTTCTTGTCTCCGGGCTCTCATCTTGACGTGCTTGTGACCTACCGGACCGATAAGAACCCTGAGCCTGTGACGTTGACTGTTCTGCAGGATGCCGAGGTGCTCGCTGCCGGGCAGAAGATTCAGCCCGATCCGGATGGCAAGCCCGTCACGGCTACGGTCGTCACGCTGTTGCTCACGCCGGAAGATGCGCAACGCGCTGTGCTGGCAAGCTCGCAGGGTGCGATCCACTTTATCCTGCGCAGCGGCTCGGACAAGGTGCATGTGCAAGAGTCCGCGATGGCGATGTCTCAGCTTTCCGGTGCACCGGCTCCTACGGTCCCGACTGGTCTCACCGCTCCGGTTGTTCAGAAGAGCTCGCTGGTTACGCATGCTCCGAAGAACCTCGGCGAGTTGGAGAAGCAACAGTCCAAGCCGGCTTTTGTTATTGAAACCATCTCAGGCGATAAGCAGTCCACCGAATCCTTCGGCGGGGGGAAATGA
- a CDS encoding type II and III secretion system protein family protein: MKKRIPLTSFVPALLLLAGTLPFNPCSAFAQSVQAPGDSPTAHEARKRMDMHDMGGDETLHLLVGHSMVLHSTSNIKRIFVGNPTVLQSYTGGPSEIVLTAKATGVSSLVVWDTQGQSCLYTIAADMDPETLQRSMHDAYPKSQIDVGGHEGRIFLSGTVPTQEASDNAFKLASSYSKDVVNSIRVVTIHGKQVQLKLRIVEVDRTKMEQFGINLFRPTASNAVGGLTTGQFPSLATYATGTPATATAPAVPATINVNNPLNFFIYSFSHEIGATIQDLEQKQILQVLAEPTLTAMSGQSAKFLSGGEFPFPVVQGGGSAAGVAITISFRPYGVKVDFTPTVNEDGSIHLKVAPEVSTLDFSNAVTISGFTIPALSTRRAETEVEILNGQTFALTGLLDHRTTESLSQIPGISRLPILGKLFATTKSYTHSVIELVVLVTANVVDPLTQPTDTTQPDMAVPNLDKSVFDNDLSKEQKLPKKP; the protein is encoded by the coding sequence GTGAAGAAGCGAATCCCTCTCACATCCTTTGTTCCGGCGTTGCTGCTGCTCGCCGGAACCCTACCCTTCAATCCTTGCTCCGCGTTTGCGCAGTCCGTGCAGGCTCCGGGTGATTCGCCCACCGCGCATGAAGCGCGCAAGCGCATGGACATGCATGATATGGGCGGGGATGAGACCCTGCACCTGCTGGTCGGGCACTCCATGGTGCTGCACTCTACCAGCAATATCAAGCGCATCTTCGTTGGCAATCCGACTGTGCTGCAGTCCTACACGGGCGGGCCCAGTGAGATTGTGCTCACGGCCAAGGCAACCGGCGTCAGCAGCCTCGTCGTGTGGGACACGCAAGGCCAGTCCTGCCTCTATACGATTGCCGCGGATATGGACCCGGAGACGCTGCAGCGCTCCATGCACGATGCCTACCCCAAGAGCCAGATTGATGTCGGTGGGCATGAGGGGCGGATCTTCCTTTCGGGCACGGTGCCCACGCAGGAAGCATCTGACAATGCGTTCAAGCTCGCTTCTTCGTACAGCAAGGATGTCGTGAACTCCATTCGCGTCGTCACGATCCATGGCAAACAGGTGCAGTTGAAGCTTCGCATCGTTGAAGTGGATCGCACCAAGATGGAGCAGTTCGGCATCAACCTGTTCCGCCCCACGGCGAGCAACGCGGTGGGGGGCCTGACGACCGGACAGTTTCCATCGCTGGCGACCTACGCGACCGGAACTCCTGCTACGGCGACTGCGCCGGCAGTTCCTGCCACGATCAACGTGAACAACCCGCTCAACTTCTTCATCTACAGCTTCTCGCACGAGATTGGCGCGACGATCCAGGATCTCGAGCAGAAGCAGATCCTGCAGGTTCTCGCAGAGCCGACGTTGACTGCGATGAGCGGACAATCCGCCAAGTTTCTCTCCGGCGGTGAGTTTCCCTTCCCGGTCGTGCAGGGTGGCGGTTCCGCCGCGGGCGTGGCTATTACCATCAGCTTCCGTCCTTACGGCGTGAAGGTGGACTTCACCCCGACCGTCAATGAGGATGGGTCTATCCATCTGAAGGTGGCACCTGAGGTGAGTACGCTGGACTTCTCAAACGCGGTGACCATTTCAGGCTTCACGATTCCGGCGCTCTCCACGCGGCGTGCTGAGACGGAGGTCGAGATCCTCAACGGCCAGACGTTTGCGCTGACCGGCCTGCTGGATCACCGGACGACCGAAAGCCTCAGCCAGATCCCCGGCATCTCCCGCCTGCCGATTCTTGGCAAGCTGTTTGCGACGACCAAGTCCTACACGCACTCCGTCATCGAACTTGTGGTTCTGGTGACCGCCAACGTGGTCGATCCGCTGACGCAGCCGACCGATACCACTCAGCCCGACATGGCCGTGCCGAACCTCGACAAGAGCGTCTTCGACAACGACCTCTCCAAAGAACAGAAGCTTCCCAAGAAGCCCTAA